In Suttonella indologenes, one genomic interval encodes:
- a CDS encoding asparaginase — MTVSQASFALPRLNIYATGGTIAGSSASATDTFQYETATLGIDKLIAAVPELKKIAEVKGEQIASVDSNDISVAILLQLAQKLHQDLAGDTAAAVITHGTDTLEETAFFLSLTTKTDKPIILVGAMRPATAISADGSMNLLQAASVAVHEDAAKRGVMMVMNDRIGSGFYITKTRANTPDAFKSVEAGYLGLMIGLEPHFYYLPQQPSNRPYFDVSGYKELPRVDIIYGYQSTDTALLDAAIENGAKAVVIDATGAGSLSTPLLERVKELTAQGFPIVRASRTVEGYISVPEDEGTGSGFLNAQKARIMLMLALAQQDDLATIRNYFK; from the coding sequence ATGACAGTATCTCAAGCAAGTTTTGCGCTTCCTCGGTTAAATATTTATGCTACCGGTGGTACGATTGCCGGCAGTTCCGCCAGTGCCACCGATACTTTCCAATATGAGACCGCTACTTTAGGCATCGACAAATTGATTGCCGCCGTGCCGGAATTGAAAAAAATCGCAGAGGTGAAAGGCGAGCAAATCGCCAGCGTGGACAGCAATGACATCAGCGTTGCCATTTTGCTGCAATTGGCGCAGAAATTACATCAGGATTTGGCGGGCGATACGGCGGCGGCAGTGATTACGCACGGTACGGACACTCTGGAAGAAACCGCTTTTTTTCTCTCTTTAACCACCAAAACCGACAAACCGATTATCTTGGTCGGCGCGATGCGCCCTGCCACCGCTATCAGCGCGGACGGCTCAATGAATTTATTGCAAGCAGCATCGGTAGCTGTGCATGAGGATGCGGCAAAACGCGGCGTGATGATGGTGATGAACGACCGTATCGGATCCGGTTTTTATATTACTAAAACGCGCGCCAATACCCCCGATGCTTTCAAATCGGTGGAAGCGGGCTATCTAGGTCTGATGATCGGTTTAGAGCCGCATTTCTATTATCTGCCGCAGCAGCCGAGCAACCGCCCTTATTTTGATGTCAGCGGGTACAAAGAATTGCCGCGCGTGGATATTATTTACGGCTATCAAAGCACCGATACGGCTTTATTGGATGCCGCGATTGAAAATGGCGCCAAAGCGGTGGTAATTGACGCTACGGGCGCAGGCAGCCTGTCCACGCCTTTATTGGAACGGGTTAAAGAATTGACGGCGCAAGGTTTTCCGATTGTGCGTGCCAGCCGCACGGTGGAAGGCTATATCAGCGTGCCTGAAGACGAAGGCACCGGCAGTGGCTTTTTAAATGCGCAGAAAGCGCGGATTATGCTGATGCTGGCTTTGGCGCAGCAGGACGATTTGGCAACAATCCGCAATTATTTCAAATAA
- the mfd gene encoding transcription-repair coupling factor has translation MISADTFKFIAYDLSRQLRPNTVHLLVVPDALWGHYVYENLKFWLKKASPEQEALTAEQGKAFAAAQTSRAAFQLSTAAGDYPIYWFSDWETLPYDQYTPHPDLISERLRVLAELPTCPQGIVVVSAAALSQRLCPQTHLDKYGIHVRTGDHLPRQQFIQRLLQAGYQHNALIKEKGEYAARGALLDIFPMGAQAPIRLEWFDDEIEHIRTFDLQTQFTLSKLRQISILPSHELDLSDAGRICFRQSARRLLGDKVEKSGVYESISAGRTPQGLEYYLPLFFDETATLFDYLPPHTMRIEMPLPVAELKQHADYCRKRYARLHSMREHALLAPEQLWQSEEETIAALSALPALALRTHAKAIVFSGKSDERQAQWQKQIARDQPMCLHFAGNGLREQEFERLQKAHLPAVLVEHWQANDAAAAQRQLILSPLQYSFAAEGCLHLAESDTHSGSHLPNLRENKQKNAGELIQSLQDLSIGAPVVHIDHGVGRYLGLERFGDEELIAIEYAKNAKLFVAVGDVDLISKYSGSAPENAPLHELGGKVWQQIKRKIKQNVNDTAAELLAVYAAREAAQGRSIAIDTAAMQQLADSFTYEETPDQLAAIDAVLEDLARERPMDRIICGDVGFGKTEVAIRAAYAAVLAGQQVALIAPTTLLADQHYHHFADRFADTALTIDSISRFKSTAEQKAALAALKEGRTDIIIGTHRLLQSDVAFARLGLVIIDEEQRFGVRHKEKLKSLRADVNLLTLTATPIPRTLNLALTGLRDLSIIATPPGGRQSVQTIISDWDLATIEEACERELARGGQIFFLHNDVASIERIARSLQELLLESRIAIAHGQMRERELENVMQAFYNRHYDILVATTIIESGIDIPNANTIIINHADRLGLAQLHQLRGRVGRSHHQAYAYLITPPLSTLNKDAQRRLDAFTTLDSLGAGFLLASQDLEIRGAGEILGDEQSGQIQQIGMSYYLDLLDRATAALKAGQSLSIEDDEDSRKAEIELDEPALLPADYVRDPQERLSIYQQLARAKDDAGIAAVEMTLIDRFGRLPPAAKYLIQRSRLKHRALSIGIERMAFEGQKIAIAFRQEAAINPDRLFTKMQSAPHVYRMTGPSSLTLQDGSSLNLGERLQHIEQFIDDISLKPKHVSPA, from the coding sequence ATGATTTCAGCAGATACTTTCAAATTTATTGCCTATGATTTAAGCCGCCAATTGCGCCCGAATACGGTGCATTTGCTGGTAGTACCCGATGCCCTATGGGGGCATTATGTCTATGAAAATTTGAAATTTTGGCTGAAAAAAGCCTCGCCCGAGCAAGAGGCGCTGACTGCCGAGCAAGGCAAAGCCTTTGCCGCAGCGCAAACCTCGCGGGCGGCATTTCAATTAAGCACGGCGGCGGGAGATTATCCGATTTATTGGTTTTCGGATTGGGAGACTTTGCCTTATGACCAATACACGCCGCATCCCGATTTGATTTCCGAACGTTTGCGCGTGTTGGCGGAATTGCCGACCTGTCCGCAGGGGATTGTGGTTGTGAGTGCGGCGGCATTGTCGCAGCGTCTATGTCCGCAAACACATTTGGATAAATACGGCATTCATGTGCGCACGGGCGATCATTTGCCGCGCCAGCAATTTATTCAGCGTTTATTGCAGGCAGGCTATCAACATAATGCTTTGATTAAAGAAAAAGGTGAGTATGCGGCGCGCGGTGCTTTGCTGGATATTTTTCCAATGGGGGCGCAGGCGCCGATTCGTCTGGAATGGTTTGATGACGAGATTGAGCATATCCGCACTTTTGATTTGCAAACGCAGTTTACCTTAAGCAAATTGCGCCAAATCAGCATCTTGCCCAGTCATGAATTAGATTTATCCGATGCGGGACGGATCTGTTTTCGCCAAAGCGCGCGCAGATTGTTGGGCGATAAAGTGGAAAAAAGCGGTGTTTATGAAAGCATCAGCGCCGGACGTACGCCGCAGGGTTTGGAATATTATCTGCCGCTGTTTTTTGATGAAACCGCGACTTTATTCGATTATTTGCCGCCGCATACGATGCGTATCGAGATGCCTTTGCCCGTTGCCGAGCTGAAGCAGCATGCCGATTACTGCCGCAAACGTTATGCGCGTTTGCATTCGATGCGCGAGCATGCCTTATTAGCCCCCGAACAGTTATGGCAAAGCGAGGAAGAAACTATTGCCGCTTTGAGCGCTTTACCCGCCCTTGCTTTGAGAACACATGCCAAAGCGATAGTTTTTAGCGGCAAGAGCGATGAACGCCAAGCACAATGGCAGAAGCAGATTGCCCGAGATCAGCCGATGTGCCTGCATTTTGCCGGCAACGGTTTGCGCGAGCAGGAGTTTGAGCGTTTGCAGAAAGCGCATTTGCCGGCCGTCTTAGTCGAGCATTGGCAGGCGAATGATGCTGCGGCAGCGCAGCGGCAATTGATACTCTCGCCGCTGCAATACAGTTTTGCCGCTGAAGGATGTCTGCATTTGGCGGAATCGGATACGCACAGCGGCAGTCATTTGCCGAATTTGCGCGAGAACAAACAGAAAAATGCGGGCGAATTGATTCAAAGCCTGCAGGATTTAAGCATCGGTGCGCCGGTGGTGCATATCGATCACGGCGTGGGGCGTTATTTGGGCTTGGAGCGTTTTGGCGATGAAGAGCTGATTGCGATTGAATACGCCAAGAATGCCAAATTATTCGTGGCGGTGGGTGATGTCGATTTAATCAGCAAATATAGCGGCAGTGCGCCGGAAAATGCGCCTTTGCATGAATTAGGCGGCAAAGTTTGGCAGCAGATTAAGCGCAAAATCAAACAAAATGTGAACGATACCGCCGCAGAATTGCTGGCGGTCTATGCGGCGAGAGAGGCGGCGCAGGGCAGAAGCATTGCTATCGATACGGCGGCGATGCAGCAATTGGCCGATAGTTTTACTTATGAAGAAACGCCCGACCAATTAGCCGCCATTGATGCGGTATTGGAAGATTTGGCGCGCGAACGCCCGATGGACAGAATTATTTGCGGCGACGTGGGCTTCGGCAAAACCGAAGTGGCGATTCGCGCTGCTTATGCGGCGGTGCTGGCAGGACAGCAAGTGGCGCTGATTGCCCCGACCACGCTGCTGGCAGACCAGCATTATCATCATTTTGCCGACCGCTTTGCCGATACCGCCTTGACAATCGACAGCATCAGCCGCTTTAAAAGCACGGCGGAGCAAAAAGCCGCCTTAGCCGCTCTGAAAGAAGGGCGCACCGATATCATCATCGGCACGCACCGCCTTTTGCAAAGCGATGTGGCTTTTGCGCGATTGGGCTTGGTCATTATTGACGAAGAACAGCGCTTTGGCGTGCGGCATAAAGAAAAATTGAAAAGCCTGCGCGCAGATGTAAATCTGCTGACCCTAACCGCCACCCCGATTCCGCGAACCTTAAATCTCGCCCTGACGGGATTGCGCGATTTAAGCATTATCGCCACGCCGCCCGGCGGCCGCCAATCGGTACAGACCATTATCAGCGATTGGGATTTAGCAACGATTGAAGAAGCCTGCGAACGCGAACTGGCACGTGGCGGACAAATTTTCTTTTTACACAATGATGTAGCAAGCATAGAGCGCATTGCGCGCAGTTTGCAAGAACTGCTGCTGGAGTCGCGTATTGCGATTGCGCACGGACAAATGCGCGAACGCGAGTTGGAAAACGTCATGCAAGCCTTCTATAACCGCCATTACGACATTCTAGTGGCGACCACCATCATCGAAAGCGGCATCGACATTCCCAATGCCAATACTATCATCATCAATCATGCCGACCGCTTGGGCTTGGCGCAATTGCATCAGCTGCGCGGACGGGTAGGACGCAGCCATCATCAAGCCTATGCCTATTTGATTACCCCGCCTTTATCCACGCTGAACAAAGATGCGCAAAGACGTTTGGACGCCTTTACCACCCTAGACAGCCTCGGCGCAGGCTTTCTGCTCGCCAGCCAAGATTTGGAAATTCGCGGTGCCGGCGAAATCTTGGGCGACGAGCAATCAGGACAAATTCAGCAAATCGGCATGAGCTATTATTTAGACCTCTTGGATCGCGCCACCGCCGCTCTCAAAGCGGGACAAAGTCTGAGCATTGAAGATGATGAGGACAGCCGCAAAGCCGAGATTGAGCTGGACGAGCCCGCACTGCTGCCCGCCGACTATGTGCGCGATCCGCAGGAGCGCTTGAGTATTTATCAGCAATTGGCGCGCGCCAAAGACGATGCCGGCATTGCCGCAGTCGAAATGACATTGATTGATAGATTCGGACGTCTGCCGCCGGCAGCAAAATATCTGATTCAGCGCAGCCGCCTAAAACACCGCGCCTTAAGTATCGGTATTGAGCGCATGGCATTTGAAGGACAAAAAATTGCCATCGCCTTTAGGCAGGAAGCGGCGATTAATCCCGACCGCCTTTTTACCAAAATGCAAAGCGCGCCGCATGTCTACCGCATGACGGGCCCGAGCAGCTTGACATTGCAAGACGGCAGCAGCCTTAATCTTGGCGAACGCCTACAACATATCGAGCAATTTATTGACGACATCAGCCTGAAGCCGAAGCATGTTTCCCCTGCATAA
- a CDS encoding energy-coupling factor ABC transporter permease, translating to MFPLHNALSHHLPGIVLLFSSAASLAVLCYCLRRLDWARLGQHRFTLHIFCLWSILLCLFNLGRTGLAEGLQLHLFALTAATLMMGWKISFLAAFLAQIMMSAAGFEPLALLGWNSLLYGLLPILCSHYFSRLLQILLPPNPFVFTLGGGFFGGILSLAATMLLSSLLLYAFGIYPPDIIWQKYLKFMLVIVYPEGFVNGVIVSGLVAFHPHVISAFDPDRYFQNKP from the coding sequence ATGTTTCCCCTGCATAACGCCCTTTCGCATCATTTACCCGGCATCGTGCTGCTCTTCAGTTCGGCGGCAAGCCTTGCCGTTTTATGCTATTGCCTGCGCCGCTTAGACTGGGCGCGCTTAGGGCAGCACCGCTTTACCCTGCATATTTTCTGCCTGTGGAGTATTTTGCTGTGCCTGTTCAATTTAGGACGCACGGGGCTGGCAGAAGGGCTGCAATTACATCTCTTCGCCCTGACGGCCGCCACGCTGATGATGGGCTGGAAAATCAGCTTTCTAGCCGCTTTTTTGGCGCAAATCATGATGTCTGCGGCGGGATTCGAGCCGCTTGCCTTGCTGGGTTGGAACAGCTTGCTTTATGGGCTGTTGCCGATTTTATGCAGCCATTATTTCAGCCGCCTGCTGCAAATCCTACTGCCGCCGAATCCTTTTGTCTTCACGCTCGGCGGCGGTTTTTTCGGCGGCATCCTCAGTCTGGCGGCAACCATGCTGCTCAGCAGTCTGCTGCTTTACGCATTCGGCATTTATCCGCCCGACATTATCTGGCAGAAATACCTTAAATTTATGTTGGTGATTGTTTATCCTGAAGGTTTTGTCAACGGCGTGATTGTATCGGGATTGGTCGCCTTTCATCCGCATGTGATCAGCGCTTTCGATCCCGACCGCTATTTTCAAAATAAACCTTAA
- the lpdA gene encoding dihydrolipoyl dehydrogenase, which yields MSKSFDVIVIGGGPGGYVAAIRAAQLGFKTACVEMWRDEDGKGRLGGTCLNVGCIPSKALLESSALYHKAKEEFAVHGISADGLKMDVAAMIGRKAEIVEQLTGGIGQLFQANGIEWIQGKGKLRANKKVEVTTHEGAVESYQAQKGVILAFGSVPVDIPVAKMDGKHIVSSTGALNFSEVPKRLGVIGAGVIGLELGSVWQALGAEVVIFEAMDTFLAVADQQLAKEAARAFKKQGLDIRLGTKVKQALVQDDQEVHVSVEDGSGEQTLVFDKLLVAVGRKPNTSPDLIEGTKVVMDARGFIEVDEHCRTAEDGVFAIGDCVRGPMLAHKAEEEGVMAAEILAEQAGHVRYDIIPSVIYTHPEMAWIGKTEEQLKAEGTDYVKGDFPFAANGRAKAMNAASGFVKILCDKDSDEILGAHIIGPCASEMIHELMVAMEFYAAGEDLARIMHAHPTLSEAVHEAALAVSGAALHKVNPKRK from the coding sequence ATGAGTAAAAGTTTTGATGTCATTGTGATTGGCGGCGGCCCCGGCGGTTATGTGGCGGCGATTCGCGCGGCGCAATTGGGCTTTAAAACCGCTTGCGTGGAAATGTGGCGCGATGAGGACGGCAAAGGGCGTTTGGGCGGTACCTGCTTAAATGTCGGCTGTATTCCTTCCAAAGCATTATTGGAATCCAGCGCTCTGTATCATAAGGCAAAAGAAGAATTTGCCGTGCACGGCATCAGCGCGGACGGGCTGAAAATGGATGTGGCGGCAATGATTGGGCGTAAAGCGGAAATCGTCGAACAACTGACCGGCGGCATTGGGCAATTATTTCAAGCCAATGGCATTGAATGGATTCAAGGCAAAGGGAAATTACGCGCCAATAAAAAAGTTGAAGTTACGACGCATGAAGGCGCGGTAGAAAGCTATCAAGCGCAAAAAGGCGTGATTTTGGCGTTCGGCTCCGTACCCGTGGATATTCCGGTGGCGAAAATGGACGGTAAACATATTGTTAGCTCGACAGGCGCTTTGAATTTTTCCGAAGTGCCTAAGCGCCTCGGCGTGATTGGCGCCGGCGTCATCGGCTTGGAATTAGGCAGCGTCTGGCAGGCTTTGGGTGCGGAAGTCGTGATTTTTGAAGCGATGGATACCTTCCTCGCCGTCGCCGATCAGCAATTAGCCAAAGAAGCGGCGCGCGCTTTTAAAAAGCAAGGCTTGGATATCCGCTTAGGAACAAAGGTCAAGCAAGCGCTTGTGCAAGACGATCAGGAAGTACATGTGTCGGTGGAAGATGGCTCGGGCGAGCAAACGTTGGTATTTGATAAATTACTGGTTGCCGTCGGTCGTAAGCCCAATACTTCGCCCGATTTGATCGAAGGCACAAAAGTCGTCATGGACGCACGCGGTTTTATCGAAGTGGACGAACATTGCCGCACCGCCGAAGACGGCGTCTTTGCCATCGGCGACTGCGTACGCGGCCCGATGCTGGCGCATAAGGCAGAAGAAGAAGGCGTAATGGCGGCGGAAATTCTGGCTGAACAGGCTGGACATGTGCGCTATGATATTATCCCTTCCGTGATTTATACCCACCCTGAAATGGCATGGATCGGCAAAACCGAAGAGCAACTCAAAGCCGAAGGTACAGATTATGTCAAAGGCGATTTTCCCTTTGCCGCCAACGGGCGCGCCAAAGCAATGAATGCCGCCAGTGGTTTTGTAAAAATCCTCTGCGATAAAGACAGCGATGAAATTTTAGGCGCGCATATTATCGGACCTTGCGCTTCCGAAATGATTCACGAATTGATGGTCGCCATGGAGTTTTATGCCGCCGGCGAAGACCTTGCCCGTATTATGCATGCCCACCCGACCTTATCCGAAGCGGTGCATGAAGCGGCATTGGCGGTTAGCGGCGCTGCCTTGCATAAAGTCAATCCTAAGCGTAAATAG
- a CDS encoding deoxyguanosinetriphosphate triphosphohydrolase, which produces MNWTSLFSTLRIGSAAQPEPSVRSDFQRDSDRILFSAAFRRMQDKTQVFPLEKNDYVRTRLTHSLEVSCVGRSLGSSAGTTLLMRYPELQQHITAADVGDIVAAACLAHDLGNPPFGHSGEQAMRDFFVSDNGRDMLQALQLSPAECADLTHIEGNAQGFRICNRLESPDNHGGLRLTASTLAAAAKYPCTAFAVQDQAYYKKNGVYIDDVQDYAAVFAALHLPEIAPHVWQRHPLSYLMEAADDSCYLIADIEDAYQIGQIPFSDAYDLLQRIARPFVDDVRLQKMQSKSDRLAYLRAKAIGCLVHETLEVFWQSEQALLGGNFKGALLDHIRSSTALQALRDYAVDHIYHCRSVLEMQIAGHRVLNGLIEIFCTAILHQHLKRAGKRDAMVIQLLPNRYRRHHQNNYQSLLAVCDYIMGMTDSYAVSLYKKLTGISLPAE; this is translated from the coding sequence ATGAATTGGACTTCTCTTTTCTCAACCTTGCGCATCGGCTCGGCGGCGCAGCCCGAGCCTTCGGTGCGTTCGGATTTTCAGCGCGACAGCGACCGCATTTTATTCTCCGCCGCGTTTCGCCGCATGCAGGATAAAACCCAGGTATTTCCTCTGGAAAAAAACGATTATGTCCGCACCCGCTTAACGCATTCTTTGGAAGTCTCTTGCGTGGGACGCAGTTTGGGCAGCAGTGCCGGCACGACTTTACTGATGCGCTATCCCGAGCTTCAGCAGCACATCACGGCGGCAGATGTCGGCGATATTGTCGCGGCAGCATGTTTGGCGCATGATTTGGGTAATCCGCCTTTCGGACATTCGGGCGAGCAGGCAATGCGGGATTTTTTCGTCAGCGATAATGGACGCGATATGTTGCAAGCCTTACAGCTAAGTCCCGCAGAATGCGCGGATTTAACGCATATTGAGGGCAATGCACAAGGGTTTCGCATTTGCAACCGCCTAGAAAGCCCCGATAATCACGGCGGTTTGCGCTTAACCGCCAGTACGCTTGCCGCTGCCGCCAAATACCCTTGCACGGCATTTGCTGTGCAAGATCAGGCTTATTACAAGAAAAACGGCGTGTATATCGATGATGTGCAAGACTACGCGGCGGTTTTTGCCGCGCTGCATCTGCCTGAAATCGCGCCGCATGTCTGGCAGCGTCATCCGTTGTCCTATCTCATGGAAGCTGCCGACGATAGTTGCTATTTGATTGCCGATATTGAGGATGCCTACCAAATCGGGCAAATTCCCTTCTCCGATGCCTACGATTTGCTACAGCGCATTGCCCGTCCTTTTGTCGATGATGTGCGTTTGCAGAAAATGCAAAGCAAAAGCGACCGATTAGCCTATTTGCGCGCCAAAGCGATCGGCTGCTTGGTGCATGAAACCCTTGAAGTCTTCTGGCAGTCCGAACAAGCGCTGCTCGGCGGCAATTTCAAAGGCGCATTGCTTGATCATATCCGCAGCTCCACGGCGCTTCAGGCTTTGCGCGATTATGCCGTCGACCATATTTATCACTGCCGCTCCGTATTGGAAATGCAGATTGCGGGGCATCGCGTACTCAACGGATTGATTGAGATTTTCTGCACGGCGATTTTGCACCAACATCTTAAACGCGCCGGCAAACGCGATGCCATGGTGATTCAACTCCTGCCCAATCGCTACCGCCGCCATCATCAGAATAACTATCAAAGCCTGCTTGCCGTCTGTGATTACATCATGGGCATGACAGATTCCTATGCCGTGTCTTTATACAAAAAACTCACCGGCATATCCCTACCAGCGGAGTAA
- a CDS encoding DIP1984 family protein — MILAEALIKRADLQRYLAELKHRIQANALHQEGETPAEDPQELLALYRQGNTELEGLIVAINLSNNRIRLADGTLMVAALAKREALKNAHAVLMAAAQAATPEQQRYSRSEIKMLSALSVKELRQEADRLAQAARELDIQIQAANWANSLVE; from the coding sequence ATGATTCTAGCCGAAGCCCTTATCAAACGCGCCGATTTGCAGCGCTATCTCGCCGAACTCAAGCATCGTATCCAAGCCAATGCCCTTCATCAGGAGGGGGAAACGCCTGCCGAAGATCCGCAGGAATTACTGGCGCTTTACCGCCAAGGCAATACGGAATTGGAAGGCTTGATTGTGGCGATTAATCTCAGCAATAACCGCATACGGCTTGCCGACGGCACCCTCATGGTTGCCGCACTTGCCAAACGCGAAGCCTTAAAAAACGCCCATGCCGTATTGATGGCTGCCGCCCAAGCCGCTACGCCCGAGCAGCAACGTTACAGCCGCAGCGAAATCAAAATGCTGTCCGCCTTATCAGTTAAAGAATTGCGTCAAGAAGCCGATCGTCTCGCGCAGGCGGCAAGGGAATTGGATATTCAAATTCAGGCGGCGAACTGGGCAAATTCATTAGTCGAATAA
- the nadR gene encoding multifunctional transcriptional regulator/nicotinamide-nucleotide adenylyltransferase/ribosylnicotinamide kinase NadR has translation MTQRIGYLIGHFEPLHRGHVRLIQHAVGLVDKLHIVILRHPQPNPAYPVSLEDKARWLQRAFNNFDFISIHTYAIDNINPEQAEANAQLQVLRRSLGIPEDAIFISDESHSWTSLLAADQFIALPLHQEYDSEAIHQRPVHYWQHIHPTARREYSKTIAVVGGESSGKTTLVYKLANYFLADYVLEQGRHYVDYALGGSELALQYSDYARISQDHAKAIDLALETPKAPVTIIDTDFITTQAFCQSYEGQRDAITTAYSLHMRFDHTLLLANNTKWVDDGLRSLGTENARRQFQELLKQLYQEHEIPYYEISAAGYQERYRLAVDYIQKHIYAQD, from the coding sequence ATGACCCAACGTATCGGCTATCTCATCGGACATTTCGAACCCCTGCACCGCGGGCATGTGCGCCTGATTCAACATGCCGTCGGCTTGGTGGACAAATTGCATATCGTCATCTTGCGCCATCCGCAGCCCAATCCCGCCTATCCCGTCAGTCTGGAAGACAAAGCTCGCTGGCTGCAACGCGCATTCAACAATTTTGACTTTATCTCTATCCACACCTACGCCATCGACAATATCAATCCCGAACAGGCGGAAGCCAATGCTCAATTGCAAGTGCTGCGCCGAAGTCTAGGCATACCTGAAGACGCGATTTTCATTTCCGACGAAAGCCACAGTTGGACTTCTTTGCTCGCCGCCGATCAATTTATCGCCCTGCCCCTGCATCAAGAATACGACAGCGAAGCCATTCATCAGCGCCCCGTGCATTACTGGCAACATATCCATCCCACTGCCAGACGTGAATATAGCAAAACCATTGCCGTTGTCGGCGGCGAAAGCTCGGGCAAAACTACGCTCGTCTATAAGCTCGCCAACTACTTCCTTGCCGACTATGTGCTTGAGCAGGGGCGGCATTATGTGGACTATGCTCTCGGCGGCTCGGAACTCGCCCTGCAATACTCCGATTACGCCCGCATCTCGCAGGATCATGCCAAAGCCATCGACCTTGCCTTGGAAACGCCCAAAGCCCCCGTTACCATCATCGACACCGATTTCATTACCACCCAAGCCTTCTGCCAAAGCTATGAAGGACAGCGCGATGCGATTACCACCGCCTACAGCCTGCATATGCGTTTCGACCACACCCTATTGCTGGCTAACAACACCAAATGGGTCGATGACGGCCTGCGCAGCCTCGGCACGGAGAATGCACGCCGACAATTTCAAGAACTGCTCAAACAGCTTTATCAAGAACACGAAATTCCTTATTATGAGATTAGCGCCGCAGGCTACCAAGAACGCTACCGACTGGCGGTAGACTATATTCAAAAGCACATTTATGCACAGGACTGA
- the odhB gene encoding 2-oxoglutarate dehydrogenase complex dihydrolipoyllysine-residue succinyltransferase encodes MTTEVKVPDLPESVADATLVNWHKKVGDYVEAGENLVDLETDKVVLDLPSPVGGILKAIKQEDGSTVTGGDVVAIIEAAEKPAADAAPANTEAAPPTAAPTAAKAESGDKNASPAARKMAVENQVNVADVAGSGRGGRVTKADMKQHIAGGGSRHEERVAMTRLRKRIAERLLEAQHSTAMLTTFNEVNMKPIMDLRKKYQDQFVAKNDIKLGFMSFFVKAAVAALKEWPAVNASIDGDDIIYHNYQDIGIAVSSPRGLVVPILRNAETLGFADIEAGIRDFAVKAKNTTLSIEEMTGGTFTITNGGTFGSMMSTPILNPPQSAILGMHNIVDRPVVENGEIVIRPMMYLALSYDHRIIDGREAVGFLVSIKNAIEDPARLLLGV; translated from the coding sequence ATGACAACAGAAGTAAAAGTTCCCGATTTGCCGGAATCCGTTGCCGATGCCACTTTGGTTAATTGGCATAAAAAAGTAGGCGATTATGTCGAAGCGGGCGAAAATTTGGTGGATTTGGAAACCGATAAAGTCGTTTTGGACTTGCCCTCGCCGGTAGGCGGTATTTTAAAAGCCATCAAACAGGAAGACGGTTCGACGGTTACCGGCGGCGATGTAGTTGCCATTATTGAAGCGGCGGAAAAACCTGCCGCTGATGCGGCACCGGCAAATACCGAAGCTGCTCCTCCTACCGCTGCGCCGACTGCGGCAAAAGCAGAAAGCGGCGATAAAAATGCTTCGCCTGCGGCGCGCAAAATGGCAGTGGAAAATCAAGTTAATGTGGCCGATGTTGCCGGCAGCGGTCGCGGCGGACGCGTTACCAAAGCGGATATGAAACAGCATATTGCAGGCGGCGGCTCGCGTCATGAAGAGCGTGTGGCGATGACGCGTCTGCGTAAGCGCATTGCCGAGCGTTTGCTGGAAGCGCAGCATTCGACAGCGATGCTGACGACTTTCAACGAAGTCAATATGAAGCCGATTATGGATTTGCGTAAGAAATACCAAGACCAATTTGTGGCGAAAAACGACATCAAATTAGGTTTTATGAGTTTCTTCGTCAAAGCGGCGGTTGCGGCGCTGAAAGAATGGCCGGCAGTCAATGCCTCGATTGATGGCGACGATATTATTTATCACAATTATCAAGATATCGGCATTGCCGTTTCCAGTCCGCGCGGTTTGGTCGTGCCGATTTTACGCAATGCGGAAACCTTAGGTTTCGCCGATATCGAAGCCGGCATTCGCGATTTTGCGGTCAAAGCCAAAAATACCACTTTGAGCATTGAAGAAATGACTGGCGGCACCTTTACTATCACAAACGGCGGCACTTTCGGCTCGATGATGTCCACGCCGATTCTCAATCCGCCGCAAAGCGCGATTTTAGGCATGCATAATATCGTCGATCGTCCGGTGGTGGAAAACGGTGAAATCGTGATTCGTCCGATGATGTATTTGGCATTAAGCTATGACCACCGCATTATTGACGGACGCGAGGCGGTCGGCTTCTTAGTGTCGATTAAAAATGCGATTGAAGACCCTGCGCGTTTGCTGCTTGGCGTATAG